From one Mycolicibacterium sp. HK-90 genomic stretch:
- a CDS encoding oxidoreductase has translation MTPDEDVTSLADALEDKRNRSTDSGPAVSRALIADSSGAETTFVVRSLPVTELGVGDVLVAVSWSSVNFKDSLASRKDGRVARINPLVPGIDLAGTIVAPGNSGLQPGAPVVVHGYDLGVARHGGFSEYARVPAEWVVPLNDGLSLRQAMTLGTAGFTAALSVIALEEHGLTPGRGPVLVTGATGGVGSVAVSILASRGYQVTAVTGKPDAADWLHSLGAGGVIDRAGVGDPARPLQKEIWAGAIDNVGGQTLAAVLASMRYGSAVAASGNTGGTALPTTVFPFILRGISLLGIDSVQCPIDRRREVWARLANDLRPPLLDDLATDEVDLDGVPEALARIHDGGNRGRTLVRLR, from the coding sequence ATGACACCAGACGAGGACGTCACCTCGTTGGCCGATGCGTTGGAAGACAAACGCAATCGCTCGACGGACAGCGGTCCGGCGGTAAGTCGCGCACTTATTGCTGATTCGTCGGGGGCGGAGACGACGTTCGTGGTCCGCTCGCTGCCCGTTACCGAGTTGGGTGTTGGAGACGTCTTGGTCGCCGTGTCGTGGTCAAGCGTGAATTTCAAGGATTCTCTGGCGTCGCGCAAGGACGGCAGGGTCGCCCGCATCAATCCGCTCGTGCCCGGCATTGATCTGGCCGGCACAATCGTCGCCCCCGGGAACTCGGGGCTGCAGCCCGGCGCACCGGTTGTGGTGCATGGGTATGACCTCGGAGTGGCCCGCCACGGCGGTTTCAGCGAGTACGCTCGCGTCCCTGCGGAATGGGTGGTGCCGCTGAACGACGGACTCAGCCTTCGTCAAGCCATGACGTTGGGGACAGCGGGATTTACTGCGGCACTGAGTGTGATCGCGCTTGAAGAACACGGGTTGACTCCTGGCCGCGGGCCGGTATTGGTGACTGGTGCCACCGGCGGTGTGGGTAGCGTTGCGGTCTCGATCCTTGCTTCTAGGGGCTATCAAGTGACCGCTGTCACGGGCAAACCTGACGCCGCCGACTGGCTGCATTCCTTGGGTGCTGGCGGCGTCATTGACCGCGCGGGCGTGGGAGATCCGGCGCGGCCTCTTCAGAAGGAGATATGGGCCGGGGCGATCGACAACGTTGGCGGTCAGACGCTGGCGGCAGTGCTGGCGTCGATGCGCTACGGCTCGGCGGTCGCGGCATCGGGCAACACTGGTGGGACCGCATTGCCCACCACGGTGTTTCCCTTTATTCTGCGCGGAATCTCCTTGTTGGGAATCGATTCCGTGCAGTGCCCGATCGATCGCCGTCGTGAGGTGTGGGCACGTCTGGCCAATGACCTACGTCCACCGCTGCTCGACGACCTTGCGACCGACGAGGTCGATCTGGACGGAGTGCCGGAGGCACTCGCACGCATTCACGACGGAGGAAACCGGGGCCGCACCCTGGTGCGGCTGCGGTAA
- a CDS encoding low molecular weight phosphatase family protein: MSEKSVLFVCVSNAGKSVMAAGLMRHLAAPNIHIRSAGTHAKTAVNDLSAQVLAEVGVDISGHQPVQLTEQMIDEADLVVIVGTQANVDEHYRTRIERWDVDEPSLRGIDGVERMRIIRDDINARVQALAVELIG; this comes from the coding sequence ATGTCCGAGAAGTCTGTGTTGTTCGTCTGCGTGAGCAATGCCGGGAAATCGGTCATGGCGGCCGGGCTGATGCGCCACCTCGCCGCCCCCAACATTCACATCCGCTCGGCAGGCACCCATGCGAAAACCGCTGTCAACGACCTCTCAGCACAGGTGCTGGCCGAAGTCGGCGTCGACATCAGTGGTCATCAGCCCGTCCAACTCACCGAGCAGATGATCGACGAGGCCGACCTGGTGGTCATCGTCGGCACCCAAGCCAACGTCGATGAGCACTACCGCACCCGGATCGAACGATGGGACGTTGACGAGCCCTCCCTACGCGGCATCGACGGGGTTGAACGCATGCGAATCATCCGCGACGACATCAACGCCCGCGTCCAGGCCCTCGCGGTCGAGCTCATCGGCTAG
- a CDS encoding arsenate reductase ArsC — protein MTDSPVTHRLRPDLSIDQQLALKTAATRLESEFTETFGAETIERFLHSSYDQFAGRATISNFLPLLAERFARQRLHALARVEGKISDGKPTVLFLCTHNAGRSQMALGYFTHYAGDNAIAWSGGSEPGNEINPAAIEAMAEVGIDITGEYPKPWTDEIVQAADVVITMGCGDACPIFPGKRYENWELPDPAGQGLDAVRPIRDQIDHRIQQLLTQLNVRIGQ, from the coding sequence ATGACCGACAGCCCCGTCACCCACCGACTGCGCCCCGACCTCTCCATCGACCAACAACTGGCCCTGAAAACCGCGGCAACCCGGCTGGAGTCCGAGTTCACCGAGACGTTCGGCGCCGAAACCATCGAACGGTTCCTGCACTCGTCCTACGACCAATTCGCCGGGCGCGCCACCATTTCCAACTTCCTGCCGCTTCTCGCCGAACGATTCGCCCGCCAGCGTCTCCACGCCCTCGCGAGGGTCGAAGGCAAGATCAGCGACGGCAAGCCCACCGTGCTGTTCCTGTGCACCCACAACGCCGGCCGCTCGCAGATGGCCCTGGGCTACTTCACCCACTACGCCGGCGACAACGCGATCGCCTGGTCGGGTGGATCTGAGCCCGGCAACGAGATCAACCCCGCTGCGATCGAGGCCATGGCCGAGGTTGGAATCGACATCACCGGCGAATACCCCAAACCCTGGACCGATGAAATCGTGCAGGCCGCCGACGTCGTCATCACGATGGGCTGCGGTGACGCCTGCCCGATCTTCCCCGGAAAGCGTTACGAGAACTGGGAACTGCCCGACCCCGCCGGCCAAGGCCTCGACGCGGTCCGCCCGATCCGCGACCAAATCGACCACCGCATCCAACAGCTGCTGACCCAACTGAACGTTCGCATCGGCCAATAG
- the arsB gene encoding ACR3 family arsenite efflux transporter: MTDTTTPAPPVVGKLSTLDRFLPVWIGAAMVAGLLLGRWIPGLNTALEKVQIDGISLPIALGLLIMMYPVLAKVRYDRLDTVTGDRKLLLSSLLLNWVLGPALMFALAWLLLPDLPEYRTGLIIVGLARCIAMVIIWNDLACGDREAAAVLVALNSIFQVVMFAVLGWFYLSVLPGWLGLEQTTITTSPWQIAKSVLIFLGIPLAAGYLSRRLGEKTKGRDWYETKFLPRIGPWALYGLLFTIVILFALQGDQITHQPWDVARIALPLLAYFSIMWGGGYLLGTLLDLGYERTTTLAFTAAGNNFELAIAVAIATYGATSGQALAGVVGPLIEVPVLVALVYVSLALRKRFHHHTSQHLPTGSTTRTGTAS, translated from the coding sequence ATGACCGACACCACTACACCCGCACCGCCGGTCGTCGGAAAGCTCTCCACCCTCGACCGGTTCCTGCCGGTCTGGATCGGCGCGGCCATGGTCGCCGGGCTGCTGCTGGGCCGGTGGATCCCCGGGTTGAACACCGCACTGGAAAAGGTTCAGATCGACGGGATTTCGCTACCCATCGCGCTGGGCCTGCTGATCATGATGTACCCGGTGTTGGCCAAGGTCCGCTACGACCGGCTCGACACCGTCACCGGCGACCGCAAACTGCTGCTCTCCTCACTACTGCTCAATTGGGTGCTCGGACCCGCGCTGATGTTCGCGCTGGCCTGGCTGCTGCTGCCCGATCTGCCCGAATACCGCACCGGCCTGATCATCGTCGGACTGGCCCGCTGCATCGCCATGGTCATCATCTGGAACGACCTGGCCTGCGGGGACCGCGAAGCCGCCGCCGTGCTGGTCGCACTCAACTCGATCTTCCAGGTCGTCATGTTCGCCGTGCTGGGCTGGTTCTACCTGTCGGTGCTGCCCGGCTGGCTCGGCCTCGAACAAACCACCATCACGACCTCGCCGTGGCAGATCGCCAAATCCGTGCTCATCTTCCTCGGCATCCCACTGGCCGCCGGGTACCTCTCCCGACGACTCGGGGAGAAAACGAAAGGCCGAGACTGGTACGAGACCAAGTTCTTGCCCCGGATCGGACCCTGGGCGCTCTACGGGCTGCTGTTCACCATCGTGATTCTCTTTGCCCTGCAAGGTGATCAGATCACCCACCAGCCGTGGGACGTCGCCCGCATCGCGCTGCCGCTACTGGCGTACTTCTCGATCATGTGGGGCGGGGGCTATCTGCTCGGCACCCTCCTCGACCTGGGTTATGAGCGCACCACCACCCTGGCGTTCACCGCCGCCGGAAACAACTTCGAACTCGCCATCGCCGTAGCGATCGCCACCTACGGCGCCACCTCCGGACAAGCTCTCGCCGGGGTCGTCGGCCCGCTCATCGAAGTCCCGGTCCTGGTGGCCCTGGTCTACGTCTCCTTGGCTCTACGTAAACGATTTCACCACCACACCTCCCAACACCTGCCGACCGGCTCGACGACGCGAACGGGCACCGCATCATGA
- a CDS encoding metalloregulator ArsR/SmtB family transcription factor, with product MSKSSPVVDQACCPPGALLREPLSAAEAADMAVKLKALADPVRLQLFSAIASHSGGEACVCDISVGVEVSQPTVSHHLKVLRDAGLLTSERRASWVYYAVVPDALASLAVLLGTETTVGAPA from the coding sequence ATGTCGAAATCATCGCCGGTAGTCGACCAGGCGTGCTGCCCTCCCGGGGCGCTGCTCCGCGAGCCCCTGTCGGCGGCCGAAGCCGCAGATATGGCGGTCAAGCTCAAGGCGCTGGCCGATCCGGTGCGCCTGCAGTTGTTCTCGGCGATCGCGAGCCACTCTGGCGGCGAGGCCTGCGTCTGCGACATCTCCGTGGGCGTAGAGGTCTCCCAACCGACGGTGAGCCATCACCTCAAGGTGCTGCGTGACGCCGGCCTGCTGACCTCGGAGCGCCGGGCGTCATGGGTGTACTACGCGGTGGTGCCCGATGCGCTGGCCAGCCTCGCCGTGCTGCTCGGCACCGAGACCACCGTCGGAGCGCCGGCATGA
- a CDS encoding ArsI/CadI family heavy metal resistance metalloenzyme, producing the protein MSRVQLALNVDDLDEAITFYGKLFGVEPAKVKPGYANFAVTEPPLKLVLLENPGKGGTINHLGVEVESSDKVHAEIARLTGEGLFTDEEIGTTCCFATQDKVWVTGPAGEKWEVYTVLADSETFGTSPQLLADGEGDVCCGGTAAVETEPEVAKSTSCC; encoded by the coding sequence ATGTCCCGTGTTCAGTTAGCGCTCAACGTCGACGATCTCGACGAAGCGATCACGTTCTACGGCAAGCTCTTCGGCGTCGAGCCTGCGAAGGTAAAGCCCGGTTACGCCAACTTCGCGGTCACCGAGCCGCCGCTGAAGCTAGTGCTGCTGGAAAACCCCGGCAAAGGCGGCACCATCAACCACCTCGGCGTTGAGGTCGAATCCAGCGACAAGGTGCACGCCGAGATCGCCCGCCTGACCGGCGAAGGGCTGTTCACCGACGAGGAGATCGGTACGACCTGTTGCTTCGCCACCCAGGACAAGGTCTGGGTGACCGGCCCGGCCGGCGAGAAGTGGGAGGTCTACACCGTGCTGGCCGACTCAGAGACGTTCGGCACCAGCCCCCAGCTCCTCGCCGACGGCGAGGGTGACGTCTGCTGCGGCGGCACCGCCGCGGTAGAGACTGAGCCCGAGGTGGCGAAGTCGACGTCCTGCTGCTGA
- a CDS encoding Rv2640c family ArsR-like transcriptional regulator yields the protein MPKALPVIDMSAPVCCAPVAAGPLSDADALEVAMRLKAIADPVRVKILSYLFSSSTGEQASGDLAAVLDLAESTVSHHLGQLRKAGLVISDRRGMNVFHRVKPEALQALCVVLDPTCCT from the coding sequence ATGCCCAAGGCGCTGCCCGTGATCGACATGTCCGCCCCGGTGTGCTGCGCCCCGGTGGCCGCCGGGCCGCTCAGCGACGCCGATGCCCTCGAGGTGGCGATGCGGCTGAAGGCGATCGCCGATCCTGTGCGGGTGAAAATCCTGTCGTATCTGTTCAGCTCATCGACTGGTGAGCAGGCGAGCGGGGACCTGGCCGCGGTGCTCGACCTGGCCGAGTCCACCGTCAGCCACCACCTCGGACAGCTCCGCAAGGCCGGTTTGGTGATCTCCGACAGGCGGGGCATGAACGTCTTTCACCGGGTGAAACCGGAAGCCCTGCAAGCACTGTGCGTGGTGCTCGACCCGACCTGCTGCACTTAG
- a CDS encoding ABC-F family ATP-binding cassette domain-containing protein, translated as MAHLDLSRISYGLPDGRPLLNNVSLRVGEGERVALIGANGAGKSTLLKIVLGEIEPDEGSISRSGGVGVMRQFIEGDSVRDLLLSVAPSSVVEAARRVDRAERSMLEMATEASQMKYANALAGWGEAGGYEIEVFWDVCTEAALGIPYDRAASRPVETLSGGEQKRLVLEALLRGSDGLLVLDEPDNFLDVPGKRWLEDRLRESEKSVLFVSHDRELLARSATAVVTLELGAAGSTAWTHPGSFETYHAAREARFERLDELRRRWDEEHAKLKALVLMYKQKAANNDGMASRYQAAQTRLQRFETAGPPHELPREQRFQMRLAGGRTGKRVVVCEQLELVGLMFPFDVEAWYGDRIAVLGSNGSGKSHFLRLLAAGGTDPEPEHEPPGDLPIEAVEYEGRARLGARVRPGWFAQTQRRPDLAGRTLLEVLHHGDGRREGRDRESATRALARYELAHAAEQVFDSLSGGQQARFQILLLELGGATLLLLDEPTDHLDLESAEALQQAIAAFEGTVIAVTHDRWFARDFDRFWIFQEDGDVVESSVPVWDEGRVVRPR; from the coding sequence GTGGCTCATCTCGACCTGTCAAGGATCAGCTACGGCCTACCGGACGGCCGTCCGCTCCTCAACAATGTCTCGCTGCGCGTCGGCGAGGGGGAGCGCGTCGCCCTGATCGGTGCCAATGGTGCGGGCAAGTCGACGCTGCTCAAGATCGTGCTCGGGGAGATCGAACCCGACGAGGGATCGATCTCCCGATCCGGCGGCGTCGGAGTCATGCGGCAGTTCATCGAAGGTGATTCCGTGCGTGACCTGCTCCTGAGCGTCGCGCCGTCGTCGGTGGTCGAAGCCGCGAGGAGAGTCGACCGCGCCGAGCGGAGCATGCTGGAGATGGCGACCGAAGCGTCGCAGATGAAGTATGCGAACGCGCTGGCGGGATGGGGCGAAGCCGGCGGCTACGAGATCGAAGTGTTCTGGGACGTCTGCACCGAGGCGGCGCTCGGCATCCCGTACGACCGGGCGGCATCTCGTCCGGTGGAGACCCTGTCGGGCGGTGAGCAGAAGCGCCTCGTACTCGAGGCCTTGCTGCGTGGCAGCGACGGGCTCCTCGTCCTCGACGAACCGGACAACTTTCTCGATGTGCCCGGCAAGCGCTGGCTGGAGGACCGGCTTCGAGAGTCCGAGAAGAGCGTCCTGTTCGTGAGCCACGATCGTGAGCTTCTGGCGCGCTCGGCGACGGCCGTCGTCACGCTGGAACTCGGCGCTGCGGGAAGCACCGCATGGACCCATCCGGGTAGCTTCGAGACCTATCACGCGGCCCGCGAAGCCCGCTTTGAGCGGCTTGACGAGTTGCGCCGCCGCTGGGACGAAGAACACGCAAAGCTCAAGGCGCTGGTGCTGATGTACAAGCAGAAGGCGGCCAACAACGACGGAATGGCGTCTCGGTACCAGGCCGCCCAGACCCGGCTCCAGCGCTTCGAGACGGCGGGACCTCCGCACGAACTCCCGCGTGAGCAGCGGTTCCAGATGCGTCTTGCCGGCGGGCGAACCGGCAAGCGAGTGGTGGTGTGCGAGCAGTTGGAACTCGTCGGCCTCATGTTCCCGTTCGACGTCGAGGCCTGGTACGGCGACCGAATCGCCGTGCTCGGGTCCAACGGATCCGGCAAGTCGCACTTCCTGCGGCTCCTGGCGGCCGGCGGCACCGACCCGGAACCCGAACACGAGCCCCCCGGCGATCTTCCGATCGAGGCCGTCGAGTACGAGGGCCGCGCCAGGCTCGGCGCCCGTGTCCGGCCCGGATGGTTCGCGCAGACCCAGCGCCGGCCCGATCTGGCGGGCCGGACCCTTCTGGAGGTACTGCACCACGGCGACGGCCGCAGGGAAGGCCGCGACCGTGAGTCCGCCACCCGTGCGCTGGCACGCTATGAGCTCGCTCATGCCGCGGAGCAAGTCTTCGACTCACTGTCCGGCGGGCAGCAGGCGCGATTCCAGATCCTGCTGCTCGAGCTCGGGGGTGCCACGCTGCTGCTGCTCGACGAGCCCACGGACCACCTCGACCTGGAATCAGCCGAGGCGCTGCAGCAGGCGATCGCCGCGTTCGAGGGCACCGTCATCGCCGTCACCCACGACCGCTGGTTCGCCCGCGACTTCGACCGGTTCTGGATCTTCCAAGAAGACGGCGACGTCGTCGAATCGTCGGTGCCGGTGTGGGACGAAGGTCGCGTCGTCCGGCCGAGGTGA
- a CDS encoding FMN-binding negative transcriptional regulator, with translation MYVPRPFVADADAIQELLTHRGAADLITMTSEGLIATPLPFEYDATAGDHDVLIGHMARANPQWRTAVVGEAMAIVHGPDAYITPSWYPTKAEHHRVVPTWNYVVAHVYGELVVHDDPHWTRQQIRRLTDRHEAENPDPWSMDEAPAEFIESQLRAVVGVELVINRIEAKLKLSQNQPAHNVDGVITSLQTRGRDGDNAVAAAVRTHNRPRG, from the coding sequence ATGTACGTTCCCCGACCCTTTGTGGCCGACGCGGATGCCATCCAGGAGTTGCTGACCCACCGGGGGGCGGCCGATCTCATCACGATGACGTCGGAAGGTCTGATCGCGACACCGTTGCCGTTCGAATACGACGCGACCGCCGGAGACCACGACGTGCTGATCGGCCACATGGCGCGGGCGAACCCGCAATGGCGCACCGCCGTCGTCGGCGAAGCGATGGCGATCGTCCACGGGCCCGACGCGTACATCACACCGTCCTGGTATCCCACGAAAGCCGAGCACCATCGGGTGGTCCCGACCTGGAACTACGTCGTCGCCCACGTCTACGGCGAGCTGGTTGTGCACGACGACCCACACTGGACCCGACAGCAGATCCGTCGGCTCACCGACCGTCACGAGGCCGAGAACCCGGATCCATGGAGCATGGACGAGGCCCCCGCCGAATTCATCGAGAGCCAACTGCGCGCGGTCGTCGGGGTCGAACTGGTGATCAACCGGATCGAAGCGAAGTTGAAGCTCAGCCAGAACCAGCCCGCCCACAACGTGGACGGGGTGATCACCAGTCTGCAGACACGCGGACGCGACGGCGACAACGCCGTCGCCGCTGCGGTGCGCACCCACAACCGACCGCGCGGTTGA
- a CDS encoding MerR family transcriptional regulator, whose translation MTIGELARRSGVTAKAVRYYESLGLISPARLPNGYRVYDVDDVRLVEEIKSLHRLGIPIERTRPFLECLAAGRASSDECPSSLASYRDVIDDLTERIEELSAKRSTLIAALNAAASRTSTANNGAASDYVTLPAGLPAPEDDHATDHLLGTTMPAVALESSSGKTIRLDMLGDRRTVIYVYPLTGRPGTDLPEGWDAIPGARGCTPESCGFRDHFRDLLEAGAGRVFGLSSQDTGYQSEVVERLSLPFDMLSDPGFVLADMLSLPTFSAGGMRLFKRLTIVVRAGVIEHVFYPVFPPNEHAQQVLTWLRNHPQ comes from the coding sequence ATGACGATCGGTGAGCTGGCGCGCCGCAGCGGCGTGACCGCCAAGGCGGTCCGCTACTACGAGTCGCTGGGCCTGATCAGCCCCGCCCGATTGCCCAACGGTTACCGCGTCTACGACGTCGATGACGTCCGGCTGGTCGAGGAGATCAAGTCGCTGCACCGCCTGGGAATCCCTATCGAGCGGACCCGGCCCTTCCTTGAGTGTCTGGCCGCGGGACGCGCGAGCTCCGACGAGTGCCCCTCTTCGTTGGCAAGCTATCGCGACGTCATCGACGACCTCACCGAACGCATCGAAGAACTGTCCGCGAAACGCTCGACGTTGATCGCGGCGCTGAACGCGGCGGCATCCAGGACCAGCACCGCCAACAACGGAGCCGCTTCCGATTACGTGACGTTGCCTGCCGGATTACCCGCTCCCGAAGACGACCATGCCACCGACCATCTGCTCGGAACCACGATGCCGGCGGTCGCACTGGAGAGTTCGTCCGGCAAAACCATCCGTCTGGACATGCTGGGCGATCGGCGCACCGTCATCTACGTCTATCCCCTTACCGGCCGGCCGGGAACCGACCTTCCAGAAGGCTGGGATGCGATACCCGGGGCGCGAGGCTGCACCCCCGAATCGTGCGGCTTCCGGGATCACTTCCGCGACCTGCTGGAAGCCGGCGCCGGGCGGGTCTTCGGGTTGTCCAGCCAGGACACCGGCTACCAATCCGAAGTGGTGGAACGACTTTCGCTCCCCTTCGACATGCTCTCCGATCCTGGTTTCGTTCTCGCGGACATGTTGAGCCTGCCGACGTTCTCGGCCGGCGGAATGCGACTGTTCAAACGACTGACCATCGTGGTGCGCGCAGGTGTCATCGAACATGTCTTTTACCCGGTCTTTCCCCCGAACGAACACGCCCAACAGGTTCTCACCTGGCTGCGCAACCACCCTCAGTAG
- a CDS encoding DNA gyrase subunit A: MTATLDVPEQNPDLVLDQSADDYWNHYQLTFALYSVSDRAIPSAFDGLKPGQRRLLYQMHDSKLLPGNKPQKSSKVCSAVTGNLHPHGGASMYGAAALMAAEFQRVKVIDGQGAFPRIQGDIPAADRYTEMRLSAAGAALTAELDDHAVPMVPTFDGEWTEPTVLPARWPVLLCNGAVGIAEGWATKVPAHNPREVMAACRALLKTPNMTDDRLVKLIPGPDWGCGSTVVGTAGLREYITTGRGAFTVRGTVTVDGKNCVITELPPGVASNTVQDRIRALVESGEMSGVADMSDLTDRRNGLRIVVTAKRGYSAEQIRDQLLALTPLESTFAASLVALDEDRVPRWWSVRELISAFLHLRDSVVLHRSEYRLEKVTARRHLVAGLMTIHLDIDAAVAVIRGSDTVDDARQGLQERFKIDEEQANYVLALQLRRLTKLDVIELQAEADKLDAEFAELTELVANPDARRVVIDQELVETAKLFKGPEFDRRTVLDFEATPVTSGTGDDGPRERKVNAAWRLDDRGVFSDSHGDLLTSGLGWAVWTDGRVKFTTGNGLPFKIRDIPVAPDITGLLLSGVLPDGYHLALVTRRGKILRIDPAAVNPQGAAGNGVAGVKLAGDGDEVIAALPITCENGEAILSISEKGWKVTEVADIPVKGRGGAGVGFHPFVTGEDALLSASISTTGFVRGRKAVRAENRAKASVKGSGTDVTPAPAP, translated from the coding sequence GTGACCGCCACCCTGGACGTGCCCGAGCAGAATCCAGACCTGGTGCTGGACCAGAGCGCCGACGACTACTGGAACCACTACCAGCTGACCTTCGCGCTGTACAGCGTCAGCGACCGTGCCATCCCCTCGGCGTTCGACGGGCTCAAGCCCGGTCAGCGGCGCCTGCTCTACCAGATGCACGACTCCAAGCTGCTGCCCGGCAACAAGCCGCAGAAGTCTTCGAAGGTCTGCTCGGCCGTCACCGGCAACCTCCACCCGCACGGCGGCGCATCGATGTACGGGGCCGCGGCACTCATGGCCGCCGAGTTCCAGCGCGTGAAAGTCATTGACGGGCAGGGAGCTTTCCCCCGCATCCAAGGTGACATCCCGGCCGCGGACCGGTACACCGAGATGCGACTGTCGGCTGCCGGTGCGGCACTGACAGCCGAGCTCGACGACCACGCCGTGCCGATGGTGCCGACGTTCGACGGCGAATGGACCGAGCCGACCGTGCTGCCCGCCCGCTGGCCGGTGTTGCTGTGCAACGGCGCCGTCGGCATCGCCGAAGGGTGGGCCACCAAAGTTCCGGCGCACAACCCACGCGAGGTCATGGCCGCGTGCCGGGCGCTGCTGAAAACCCCGAACATGACTGACGACAGGTTGGTCAAACTGATTCCCGGACCCGACTGGGGATGCGGGTCCACCGTGGTCGGCACGGCCGGGCTGCGGGAGTACATCACCACCGGCCGGGGCGCGTTCACCGTGCGGGGCACGGTCACTGTCGACGGAAAGAACTGCGTCATCACCGAGCTGCCGCCCGGTGTCGCCAGTAACACTGTGCAGGACAGGATCCGGGCGCTCGTCGAGTCCGGCGAGATGTCCGGTGTGGCCGACATGTCGGACCTGACCGACCGGCGCAACGGACTCCGGATCGTCGTCACCGCCAAGCGGGGATACAGCGCCGAGCAGATCCGCGATCAGCTGCTGGCCCTGACTCCGCTGGAATCGACGTTCGCCGCCAGCCTGGTCGCGCTCGACGAGGACCGGGTGCCGCGGTGGTGGTCGGTGCGTGAGTTGATCAGTGCGTTCTTGCATCTCCGCGATTCAGTGGTGTTGCACCGCAGCGAGTATCGGCTGGAGAAGGTCACCGCGCGCCGCCACCTGGTGGCCGGCCTGATGACCATTCACCTCGACATCGACGCCGCGGTCGCGGTGATCCGCGGGTCGGATACGGTCGATGACGCCCGTCAGGGATTGCAGGAACGGTTCAAGATCGACGAGGAGCAGGCCAATTACGTTCTGGCCCTGCAACTTCGCCGGCTGACCAAGCTCGATGTGATCGAACTACAGGCCGAAGCGGACAAGCTGGACGCCGAGTTCGCGGAGCTCACCGAGCTGGTGGCTAACCCCGACGCGCGCCGGGTGGTGATCGACCAGGAGCTGGTGGAGACCGCGAAACTCTTCAAGGGTCCCGAGTTCGACCGCCGCACGGTGCTGGACTTCGAGGCCACCCCCGTGACGTCCGGCACCGGCGACGACGGGCCGCGCGAGCGGAAGGTGAACGCCGCCTGGCGTCTCGACGACCGGGGTGTGTTCTCCGACAGCCACGGTGACCTGCTCACCTCGGGTCTGGGTTGGGCGGTGTGGACCGACGGGCGGGTCAAGTTCACCACCGGTAACGGTTTGCCGTTCAAGATCCGCGACATCCCGGTGGCGCCGGATATCACCGGACTGCTGCTCTCCGGGGTGCTCCCCGACGGCTATCACCTGGCGCTGGTGACGCGGCGCGGCAAGATTCTGCGCATCGACCCCGCCGCGGTGAATCCGCAGGGTGCGGCCGGCAACGGCGTGGCCGGGGTGAAGCTTGCGGGTGACGGCGACGAGGTGATCGCGGCGCTGCCGATCACGTGCGAGAACGGCGAGGCCATCCTCTCGATCTCCGAAAAAGGTTGGAAGGTCACCGAAGTCGCCGACATTCCGGTGAAGGGACGCGGCGGCGCGGGTGTCGGGTTCCATCCGTTCGTCACCGGTGAGGATGCACTGCTGTCGGCGTCGATTTCGACGACCGGGTTCGTGCGGGGCCGGAAGGCGGTCCGAGCGGAGAATCGCGCGAAGGCTTCGGTGAAGGGTTCCGGCACCGACGTGACGCCGGCACCGGCGCCGTAG